A stretch of DNA from Solea solea chromosome 11, fSolSol10.1, whole genome shotgun sequence:
ATATtcaataaaaatagattttacagagttctgttgtgtttttttttttttaagttttaaagtcAGTGAGCTGGTATTAGCTGTGCTGGGAACGTGTTGTGAGGGAAATacagtctgtctgacagtctCGTCTgaataaaatctaaaaacaatAAGGAAACGACTGATATTTCCAGCTGGGCTTTCTATAACCTCTCTTGTCCCTGTTCACGTTAAATCAGTGCGTAAATTGGGTTTCATCTTCCtctccaaacaggaagtgcagtcTACAGTATGTAACACATTGACCATGCGTGATTAactcactttaaaacaaacagaacagaactgacagaactgtccctttaaaaaaaaaaatcgtacCCCCTTAATTGGAAGAAAACATATTATTGATCATATGTGTGAGATGTATGATGCATggtgttaaagctgctgtcattgATGTAGAATGTTATGTATAGCTCTATATTCTGACAGCTCAgtaacaaacacactctcaaGGCCTGGACACAAGAAAGGTTTTCTATCAtatttttatccacacagaaccagAATTTTCCGAGCCCTAAAACACTacttctattattattttttttaccatacaACTTTGAGGCTATAGCATCTCCTGCTCTTGCATTTGCTGTCACCATCTTCATCaatgtcttcttcttgtgtttggagtttgtgcACAGACCGCTAGATTTATGCTCTTCCAAATCGTTGGTGTACATCTGTGGCAGGCATagagcgccacatacaggcctggcatatgcaCTACAGTGATGATTTTTGGGGTTTCAGGTgttaaaataattcattttagagcaaaaaagacaaagattgTATtggggaaagttctgtttccgtgtggataaggcCTCAGGCTCAGGCTCGAGCAGTAAAAGTCTTTGCACACCGGGCACGTGTCGTAACTTACATGCACATCAAGCAGGATGTGAAGAAAGGTATAAGAgcaggcttcacacacacaaactcagctGCTACTGCTGAGTTTGAGCGAACTTCTTGTAattgttttatagttttttaatataaaataatttgcaTGAAAAAAACCATGTCCggtgtgcaaaggccttaaATGTAGAGTTTCCACTATCCcaccacacacagagatggTCCTTTGTGTCAaaatcactgacagcagctttaactgtTCACTATGCAGACTCACAAAATCacagagagggtgtgtgtgatTCTATGTTTGTGTCCTCtagttgttgtcttgtttgttgGCCTGTTTGGCTCTCATGGCGTTCTGCGTGACCGTGGACAGCGACGATCCCGTCATACTGGCCGTCTCCACGATCTCGATGTCCTTGCAGGTCAGACACGCCACCAGCTTCTGGCGAGAGGCGCTGCGTGCGAAGAAGAACTCGTGGGACACTCCGGCCAGGACACCACCAAGCACGGGTCCAATCCAAAAGAcctgcaaatgaaaaacaagattgTAATGACATAATATAAGAGATGTGCACAGACAAAGAGCCGTAGTGTAACAATCATTagctttgtttttatatgaaaGTTTTACCCCATTATTTAAAAGTCTTCTCCCAAAATACCAGGAATGTACAGTAATTCATGGGGTGAGCTGCTGAAGCCTTtgtttatgtattattttgtctATAAAGCATGtacgttaaaaacaaacaaactccaggttaaaaaaaaacttcagttaTTACTTGCCTTAGTCCAGTGTACTCAAaagactttatttattatttaataaccACATCTGCGTTATTGCTATGTCTGTAGTTATAACATAAGCATTGACTAaactaaaaacaacagcacTGAACAGGtgaataatcattattattatcacggAGAGGCGGAAGCATTCAGAGACTTCTCTCCCTCACCCAGTGGTTTTCCCAAAATCCAGTGATGATGGCAGGACCCAGAGCACGTGCAGGATTCATACACGCGCCAGAGAAGCGGCCCTGatagaacaaaacaacacatactcAGTCAGACTTATCATCAGGGAGTCACCTGAGTGGTGGTGTGTGGTTTTATGTAGATCCACCCCAAACGTCAAATTATTAACCTATTAACCTGGAATATTGGATCCTAAATAACGTTCCATCAGAATCATCcatgatgtcagtttttatGAACACACACCAATCCATTATTCTTGCCTGGTCACATGCAGACAGTGTTTTCAGAAAGAGAGGAGGGCCACGGTCTAAAGGGGACAATTCAATGTAAAGATTTTTAGAATATGTACTTTGGTATTTCAGTCTGTGGTGTAAAATTATGGATCAAGCAAAAATGTGGGATTAAAACCAAGCTGAAACATAATCCAGTTTGAAAGGAAATATAAGAAggtagaggaagaagaagaagaagaaggtacAAGAATATGGATAGgtgaacatttcttttttattaatgtgTATATGTAAACTTAGGTATGTTGCTGTTGAGCTGTGAATAGTCCTGTCTGTGTGTAACATGTTATTAACCTAATATAGTTAATATATCAGCTGTGAATATCCTTCTAcacttaataatataatatatataacataatataatataatataatataatataatataatataatataatataatataatataatataatataatgtagaTAGGGgtccaagagagagagagaatatattACAAAGTTTAGCAAATAGGAATAATTAAGTTCTTACTTCTTCCTAATCCCTTTCAAGTGTCGCAAACATGTAATATTGAcatcttttgtctttgtcttttgtatGCATTATatgttaataattaaataacgATGAATGAACAGTAGATCTGCTTCATGCAAGAATGTTGTGTtgagttctgtgtgttttacagaaCGTAATGGTGGACTAAAGCTCGTCTTACCCCTAATAACACTGAAGCAGTGTGAGCTAATCCGATGGCTAAGTTTCCTGGCTCTGTGCACTCCCTTCGTCGTTGGTCTTCCACTGAGAATATGGTGAACACCATCTGGAAAGCGCACAGAACCTCGATGCCCAGAGCCTGGGCTGCATTCGACTCTATGGGCACCTGGTagtgaggaggatgaggaggaggaggaggaggagggaaagtcAGGTTTGAAAATGTACCAGTGCCTTTTTAAAACCACACTAAACTCACTCAATGTGACATAGTGTAACAACATGACGAGAACTGACCCTGTTGACAAAGTGGTCTGCAGTAGTTTTCAGCGGCAGGGCCAGGTAAAGAGCCCCGGCTGCTAAAGAGGAACCTAAACACTGCACAGCGACGTAAAAAAGGGCCTTGAGGAGATCCACCTTCCGAGTGGccaacagagacagagtcacTGTGGGGTTcacctgagcacaaacacacaaaacaatacattcatCTGAACACAACAAGCAGAGCAACTCTGGAGAATTGCTAATCACATTTCTTAGGATTTGAACAGTTATAAGATTGTTTCTATTCATCACTGTACCCCAGACTTGTTACTCTGTTACTTCATAACATTACTGTAACATCACATTTCTAATCTTAAGTGTCAGATGTCTGAGTTGTATTTActtacaataaagaaaaaaccttTACAATTTATAAAAAATTCAGGTGAGGTCAAACATgaaatgttttctgtcttttgttaaGGGGCTAAAATCAGATTTTGTGTCCTTGGTAACGAGATATGTTTTAGAGATATTTAGAGATAATTTCAATGAAGATGAGAGTCCACGTCTCATCAtcaatcaggggtgtcaaacatatggcctgTGGGCCaggaaccggcccaccagagggtccaatccggcccgcaggatggaTTTGTGAAAATTTAATGTCAATTActatactttatttttcagttccagatacatgtgactaaatgtgtgtgcctttatagagccactgtgatctgtaggttgtaatgcacatgtgtaaatggtacatttaggcataatatttctgaaattgcacttatttttctcaagaaatgtcatgttttttaaaagatacgtcactgaatgtaaaacaaagggaaaacattcagagttcttgttgttcataggttattatgctattattataCTATTCCGGCCCACTTGCGATCAAATTATGCCggatgtggcccctgaactataATGAGTTTGAGTAAAACATGCCAATTGTAACCTTTATCACTACGGGCTTAATTGTGTTAGTCATCTTTTTCTCGTGGCTTCACATGGGTTTAAGAATCCCAGTAGTGTTTAATTTTACTGTGAAAGAACCACATTGACTAAACCTGAGCTACTACTGTTCTCTCCTCTCATAAATGTTGTATCACTGACCAAGAGTTTCTATCCATCGtcagacaaaataaacaaaatgtaaaaatcaaagTGTGCTTTGTAGGTTGTTCACCTGTGCTCCACTTATTTCTCCAAAACAGTGTCCCAGTGCAACAATCACCACCCCCACGGCCACAGCTGGGTACATGGTTCCCACGGGGGCCCCTCCAGGGCCTGGCATAGAGGAACCCAGCACGGTACTCACTAACACCAGGGTGCCGAGCAGCTCTGCCAGCACGGCTCGCCAGAACTGCCGACTCCGTAACTtgtcagggaaaaaaagggacacaAACAAATTAGCCTAtattaagtctgtgtgtgtgtgtgtgtgttttaaatgattaaatctaTAAATACACTATATCACTGggctttttaaatgatattatagtcaccatatatatgtaatatgttatattatatgtttatcCATGTAGTAAGATGcaataaaagattaaaatgtGCTATAAAACTCTCAAGGATAACACATTTAGAAATCAATTCTATGTATTTCAACACAAATCGTCTTATTCTATCATCAACAGGAATTATTTACTAAGAAACctagtaaataataataaagttcttatttttcttcaaaaacatAACTCAAAAAATGCTTCCTGGCAAAAGTGATGGTGAAATgatcaaataaatgatttaaaatttGATTTAGTCACTCAAGAAAACAGGTCACACGTATGGAAATACTGAGAGTTAAATAAGTTTCTTACCTCACGCCACGTCATCTCAGTCTCAGTGCGTAAATatctttttctgtctgtatCTCCGTCTGGCAGTcgtcttcctgtgtgcagctgtcgGGGTCTGAGGGCTTCAGGGTCTCTGCTACATCCCTCATTAACTTGTAGAGACTGAGAGGTCCTTTGATGAgagcagcctcctcctcctcctcctcctccccgtccgtctctctcctctcacctcaCCCTCTCCGCAGCAGCTCCTGTCAAGTCTTCCTGCACATAAACTTTAGCCTCTTCCACgctcttaaaaaaaatacttcttcCAACATTGCACCTATGTGCACGGCTCCACCCTCCCTCCAAATTGTCCTCCAACAGTTTTCTGCCGACCTTGAGCAATTTGAATCCGTCCTCCGCAAAAAGACGAAAAGCAGCCTCTCACTTATTGTCAAACTGAAGTGATTGTGGCCACTTAAGGGAGCTCCAATACAAAGCTGGCTTAAAAGAAACTGCAGTGAACGACCAAAGTGATACAATCACTTCAGGGAAATGACTGAAGCAAGTCGATCACAGTTAAAAGCACAAGGTCATTTACTGTACCGTTGTAagttaaatgtcattttctggcATTTGTAAGCTGACAAATGGATCTGTCAGCGCAGCcatcaaacacactcacattacaACCTGTAAAATCTGTGGCAGAACACAATGATCCAAGGGAGGTCATTGATTTGCAGCTCAGGCcaattacaaaacacacaatcagtGCATTACGCGACAAACAGAGGTCGATAAAGGACAGTACGCttgataaaaatgtacttaaaccAAGGTTTGTAAGATTTTGTTTTGCATCACCCTTTTACAGATGAATCTGGTGATATTATCaatctttttctcttctgttaTTAAGTATTTAAAGGTAGAGTATGCAGGACGTTGTGGCATGACTGATTGTAGGAGccattctgtgtttgtttacaacagTTTGTGGTGCTGGTGCACTGGGGAGTAGCCGAGTCTGCGTGAGTTTTTACTACGCCATACTAAGCATgttcacaaatacaaatacatgcacTGCCAGTTTATCCACTTTGAAGcagataaacagagaaatcacagcCACGTTTGCAGAGACATGCATTCACTGAAGCGCGTTCAAACATCCTCACAGCTGAACCTGTAGCATGAAGGGAAGAGTTGAACAGTGAGATCACTTGgacctgttagcgtaactggaATGAGGTCCTGACCCCCTAaaagtgggtctaaaaagtgcagaataaGCGTTGCAGTTTCCAGCCTCGGGCCAAGGCTCGGACCacgtgtcactggtgggcacgtgacagaaaaaaagaatgaagatatttcttgattcaggggaaactgaggttgggaagcacagtttttcaaaaatacaaagctaaatgcaaaacagtgaagtattcctttaggCTTTTCTCTGAACTTGGTAGAGCAGCCTTCTCCTATGTGCTTCTCCTTGGTCATAGAATAACCTTCAAACCACATTAAATCTTAATAACCATCTCcctgagaaacactgatgtcactgaAAAGTGCAACTGCTATTCATAAGCAAGAGTTGGTTTTGTAAATTGGTTGTCCTTAATCAGTTTTAATAAAGATGGGCACCTATCACCCATGACTCATCATCATTATATTTAAGAGATCAGGGCAACAAGAACAGACCACGTAGCTTTGAAAGGATGCATCaactaaatatgaaataaatgtccTTCAGTCCCCGAACGCTCCGTCTCAGGGAGATAAATTGATCAAAGGtgacttttctgtctttgtgataaacacacacacagtttaagtataaaaagtaaaatatcagagggtgaagaagaagacaacagaacTCCtgcctgctgtgttttcatgacACTCTGCCCAAAGTGCTGTTACATGATGCGTCGTCCCAGCCTCCGCAAAAACTACTTGTGAGGTACCGCTCTCATCACCATGGGTACAAACTCTTTCATGATGCTGTTGCCATAGAGCCTATTGTGATGCTGCATCTGTGCACGCGTCCCATTTTCACTGTGTGATATCAAAGCACAGACATTGTGCCGGGGACAGAATTCCACTGTGCGAGGTAAAACCAGAGAAGACGAGTTTCTCAGCAGCGCTAGAACAAGTTAcaactgtatttgttttcttttaaatgtgttgctattttatttatatttaacacaaTAAGCCGAGCTTTGACAGCTGGCCtcgtcttttatttttttttagtgatgtttgtttgttcagacTGGATCTGCGGGGGCCCCGACGCTGGCAGAGCAGGTCCAGAATGAACCGGTTGTTTGGGGCGGGGCCGGGAGGGTGTGTACCCATTATACCGCGGATTACAtcccctcctcttctccatGGCAACTGTGCAACTGTTATCCCTGCTTTTGTAGGGCTAAGCCCAACTGTGTGGACCGAGactggcagaggaggaggaggggtggggggggacgAGCTGGAACCCGCTGGTGTGAGGAGTTTTTAGCCCCCTCCATTCAGAGTGCTGACACCGACACTATTTCACACATACACGCTCATCtacgcacactcacacaaagtGCCAGCTAAGGGCTTTGCCAGTGACATAAAGGGCAAAGAGAGGCGAGCACCAGGAGACACAGGGCACActttttttcatacattttgagCACATATTTACATTGCGGTTGTTGTGTAGATGTAGCTGCAGGACAGTGAGAGTGTGCATGTGGTTGCAAACTTGAGTTTGTCCCACTGTAGAGCAGCTGGGAGTGATGGCAGCATCCAGCAGCATGTGCCACAGACAGGACTCTCCAGGGAGCCGTAGAGGCCCTTCCAAACACTTCACCAGATCTCCCTCTTCTCCCTTAAACGTGACATACTGCAGCACCATAAACACAATAGGTACAGTAGAGAAGTGTGTGAcaattatacacacaaatgaaaaagctttaaaataaaatatttggtTCATGCAGccttaaaataaaccttttatatgtatctaaggcaaaaaaaactaaacaaaacacgTTGCTTTGTTGAGGTCACATCTCACACTGccttgtttctacagcaaccGTAGTTCCCGGACACCCCgggaaaaggtgtgtgtgtgtggggggggctgGCTGAGAGGAGGAGTCCTCTGTTATAATCTGAAGTCTCACCATGAAATATCACTAATTCAGTCAGATTTTTCCCCCTTTGACATAGTAATGCACTGTGGTGCAGCAATTCTTACCCAATCGGTCAAATACTTAAagggtttttaaatgttgtgcaAATGACTTTGCTTCAAATGAAGCTTGAAGTCAAGCTTGGTTTTTTTCTAACTTTAAGATTACACAATATACTATAAATATCCAGGTATTTGAAGTGATggctcactcactctcacacaacTGGCTTTGTATTTTGGACAGTTATGCTGCAGGGTAAGACGACTTCCTCTTGCCacctgtgggtgtttttttttttttttttatataaagtgaTTATTGGCCTGCTTCCATGTTACCCTTTTTActcatacaaatatatacatgtatatacacacacacacacataacacacacacacacatacatatatacacatacttatatatatatatatatatacatatatacagtatatatatatatatatatatacacacacatacatacacatatatacatatatatacatatatacacacatacatacatacacatatatatacacacatatacatatatgtatatgtatatatacatatacatatatacatatacatgtatatgtacatatatatacacatatacatacacagtatatgtgtatgtatccCAGCATGCAGTGATCAAGAGTTCACTTTAACAAAATTAATAGAAGCCACCAAGGGCTTGATCAAACTGGGGCACATGAAGGAAACCCAAAACTAAAGATCATTATGAAGAGGAAGCAAAGATGGGAGCAAATACCCTCTACTAGGTGTGGTTTTTATTCAACTCACAGTACATTCTACAGATGCACACATGTTACATCACCTTAGTACAACAGAGTCTTGGAATACCTGCtcttaaaaatgatgaattgGTCCTAAAAATATAAAGGAACAAATTTAAAGTCAccaaaaactgtacattattAAAAATTCACTTAACACCACATTTGGTcgtcatgtctttttttttcttttttgaaaaaacGTCTCGTCCCTTTAAGTGTAATAAGGAACCTCAAACTTTTGTTTCCTGTCAACAGATTTGAGTTCAGTGTAAGAAacaagtttaaataaaaacctggaCTATGGAGTCGTCCCAACGCCTTCATCGAACACCAACCATGCTGCGCAAACATTGTACATTGGCCCTTAAACagcaaagaacaaaaacaataaaaggaaTGCAAGTCAGAAAACTGGGCAGGGATGTGCCCGCTGCCCAGTGCTTCAGTATCAGACCTCAGTTGAAAATCTAGTCTTTAAAATGAGAGGATTTCAGCCTTGCATATAACCACCCGTAGATGGTTTCACCCGTTCTGACGAGCTACAGACAAATATGGATCAGTTGCCCGCTTGTAGTTTTAAAACTGCAAACACCATCTTGACTTGaggcattttcattttttataaaaGAGCAAATTCTCAGTGCGAGCTGTGTTCTCTCAACAGTCTGTTTTGTCTGTTGAGACACAGATCTGGTCAAACAAGCTGATTTACGCTCAAACAGGAGGGAGAGTGAAATGTcaaccccgccccctcccccccaaactGACCGACCAACATTAAAAATCCTCCAGTTTCAGAAACCAGTGTCTTTCAcacagcagcaggtgtgtgtgtttgtgtgtgagtgagtgtgtgtgtgtgtgtgttggtgaaaAGTGTGTAGGTGTTCGTGCAAGACTTGAGGTGGAGGTTAAACGTCTACTCGtgacagtccaaaaacagattCCTTTTAGTTTAACTGGCCTTTTCATAAAATGACAAGACATCTCTATTAGATAATCTGTACACATTCAATACAAGCTATTGCTATTAAATAATCCCAGCTATTGTaatctttatatatatttatatatagaatatataataaaaatatattgagCAAAAAATTACTTCTAGGCATAAGaccacattacattacatttccatTGAACAGGTAAGAAATGGCAAAAGCTCTGTGAGGAGTTTTTGATCCAATTTGTCATTGAGCGATGCTAAGCAGGTCCAGAATGCAGCAGTTAAGCTACAACGGTGTGATCAGTCCCTTAGCTTCGGTACGAGTCTGAGAGCCAAAATACCCGGGGGCCTGAGACCGTGTCATTACCCGCAGCAGGGCTTGACCAAAGGCTTTGCAACGACAGAGGTTTGTGACACGACATGACTAGAAGAGCGCAAATGGGGGATGAGGTGCTGAGGTGAGGATGAGGACAcaacaggagggagggagggagaaaggaaGGGAAGCAAGGAAGGCAATGTGACGAGAGGCatgttctccctctctgtgacaGGGAATGGTACAAGTTCAAGCCGGTTTAGCTGTGGGCCCGGAAAAAGATTCAGCCAGTGGAGGCAACAATAACAGACAAATAGCCAAAAATCTATACATAAATACCTATACATGAGAGAATACACATGGGCTGGAAGAACCTACCGACAGTCTTAGcagtaacagagagagagagaacgtgaCTGGGACTGTAAAAGCACCAACAATCTACAGCCACACCACTGAGGAGAACGCCGTAGGCACCTATTTGTCCTTATTCGAGTAGAACTCCGCCCAGCGGCTCTCAAAGAAGCGCCTCATGGAGTGTCCGGCTGTGCCCACCTCCGACGTGTCCTCATTGAACAGCTCACAATTGTTGAAGACCAGCTGAGCGTCGGCAGCAAACTCCTCACAGCTGGAGTACCTGAGGCCaggaaacaagagagagagggctgGTGTTAAAAGCAGCACAGACAAGTAATTCCATCTGGCTTTTCTGCTGTTGCATTTGTATGTATCTTTGGGATAAACTCTTCGTTctctatgtatttatgtatatttgcACTTCCTCGATGTTTGCTATTGTTGTAGGCATGCAAAGTGCCTCCACTGGTCTTAGGGTAAGGGTTGGATGCGACAGGAAAGGGAAAGTTTTGTAGCATATCTTTTTCTGATCAACAGTGGCACAGCTTTCCAGGTAAAAAATCCACTACTATTTAATCAGACAATA
This window harbors:
- the LOC131469131 gene encoding aquaporin AQPAe.a, translating into MTWRELRSRQFWRAVLAELLGTLVLVSTVLGSSMPGPGGAPVGTMYPAVAVGVVIVALGHCFGEISGAQVNPTVTLSLLATRKVDLLKALFYVAVQCLGSSLAAGALYLALPLKTTADHFVNRVPIESNAAQALGIEVLCAFQMVFTIFSVEDQRRRECTEPGNLAIGLAHTASVLLGGRFSGACMNPARALGPAIITGFWENHWVFWIGPVLGGVLAGVSHEFFFARSASRQKLVACLTCKDIEIVETASMTGSSLSTVTQNAMRAKQANKQDNN